A section of the Rossellomorea marisflavi genome encodes:
- a CDS encoding long-chain-fatty-acid--CoA ligase produces the protein MHVPLVLTDFLDRAVELYGDKVAVIDGERKFTYSDMNRRVNRLARGLKNAGVEKGDKVAYLAPNSVEMLEGFYGIFSVGGIMTPLNTRLKPEEYRFILTHSESKVLLVDHELLHLVEPILDRVPALEKVVVHGDYSGKHANYEEWIASFGGDTFKREPLEETDIASLLYTSGTTGDPKGVLLTHRTNYLHAMSAMHHLRVSDRDTLLHVLPMFHVNGWGSPFYYTANGATQVMLRKVDPKKILQLLHEHNVTVMHMAPTVLNMVFDQFEANQATVHSQNVRVIIAGSAPPPAFVRRVEEDLGWEFVQVYGMTEIAPLITTSVIRSAGKEIEREDQYRLKAKAGYAMIGSRVKVVDERGREVPRDGLTTGEIVTRTNTVMEGYFKNPDATSAAIRDGWLHTGDMATVDADGYIDIVDRKKDVIISGGENISSIEVEGMLYEHPAIVEAAVVAVPHERWGEVPHAVVVVREGTEVTEEELIAFCRDRIAHFKVPKGITFTDELPKTASGKIQKVVIRNAFWKDRDRLVQ, from the coding sequence ATGCATGTACCATTGGTTTTAACGGATTTTTTGGACAGGGCCGTTGAATTGTACGGTGATAAGGTCGCGGTCATTGACGGGGAGAGGAAGTTTACTTACAGTGATATGAACCGTCGGGTCAACCGTCTGGCCCGGGGATTGAAGAACGCTGGTGTGGAGAAGGGGGATAAGGTTGCTTACCTTGCTCCGAACTCGGTGGAGATGCTTGAAGGATTTTACGGCATATTCAGTGTCGGTGGCATCATGACCCCGCTCAATACCCGTCTGAAACCGGAAGAATACCGGTTCATCCTCACTCACAGTGAAAGCAAGGTACTTCTTGTTGATCACGAGCTCCTTCATCTCGTCGAGCCGATCCTTGATCGGGTGCCCGCACTGGAGAAGGTAGTGGTCCATGGAGACTATAGCGGGAAGCATGCCAATTATGAAGAATGGATTGCTTCTTTCGGAGGGGACACTTTCAAACGGGAGCCGCTTGAGGAGACGGATATTGCCTCCCTTCTGTACACGAGCGGTACCACGGGCGATCCGAAGGGCGTCCTGTTGACGCATCGTACCAACTACCTGCACGCCATGTCTGCTATGCACCATTTACGTGTATCCGACAGGGATACGCTTCTGCATGTCCTCCCCATGTTCCATGTGAACGGGTGGGGCTCACCTTTTTACTATACGGCAAACGGTGCCACACAGGTGATGTTGAGGAAGGTTGATCCTAAGAAGATCTTACAGCTCCTTCATGAACACAACGTAACAGTCATGCATATGGCACCGACTGTACTCAATATGGTATTTGATCAGTTTGAAGCAAACCAAGCAACTGTGCATTCACAAAATGTAAGGGTTATCATTGCCGGTTCTGCCCCTCCGCCTGCCTTTGTCAGGAGAGTGGAAGAGGACCTTGGGTGGGAGTTCGTCCAAGTATACGGAATGACCGAAATCGCTCCCCTTATCACCACATCGGTGATCCGATCAGCCGGAAAGGAAATTGAACGGGAGGACCAATACCGGTTGAAGGCGAAAGCCGGTTATGCCATGATCGGCTCCCGCGTGAAGGTCGTGGATGAACGGGGAAGGGAGGTTCCGCGTGACGGGTTGACGACAGGAGAGATTGTCACCCGGACCAACACGGTGATGGAAGGGTACTTCAAGAATCCGGATGCCACCTCTGCAGCAATCCGGGATGGGTGGCTCCACACGGGAGATATGGCGACGGTGGATGCTGACGGCTACATTGATATTGTGGACCGGAAGAAGGACGTCATCATCAGTGGCGGGGAAAACATCTCTTCCATTGAAGTGGAGGGGATGCTTTATGAACATCCCGCTATCGTGGAGGCAGCGGTCGTCGCCGTCCCCCATGAACGATGGGGAGAAGTGCCTCATGCAGTGGTCGTGGTGAGGGAAGGGACGGAGGTCACGGAAGAAGAACTGATTGCCTTTTGCCGGGACAGGATAGCTCACTTCAAGGTGCCAAAGGGGATCACCTTCACGGATGAGCTGCCAAAGACCGCATCGGGTAAGATCCAGAAGGTCGTGATCCGGAATGCATTTTGGAAAGATCGTGATCGGTTGGTGCAGTAA